A genomic region of Azospirillum sp. TSH58 contains the following coding sequences:
- a CDS encoding ABC transporter permease — protein MTLFAFMLRRTLAAAPMVVVMIVVNFLLLKAVPGDLVDVMAGESGIATAEQMADLRARFGLDRSALDQFQAYLSQLLQFDLGFSFRYSRPIADLVLERLPATALLVTVAVLAAVAVGVAAGVLAGRRPGGRFDRAVSVLSSLIFAVPSFWMGLVGIVLFAVHLRWLPIGGYATVGAPGAGWPHAVDVAAHLVLPAATLGLGYAALYARVTRAAVIETSRLDFVRTARAKGISETRVTLRHILRNALLPVVTLSGLKLGSMLGGAVVVETVFSWPGLGRLAFEAVADRDVNLLLSLFLCNSLLVIVMGILVDVSYAALDPRIEVTA, from the coding sequence ATGACGTTATTCGCTTTCATGCTGCGGCGGACGCTGGCGGCCGCGCCGATGGTCGTCGTCATGATCGTCGTGAACTTCCTGCTGCTGAAGGCGGTCCCCGGCGATCTGGTCGATGTGATGGCCGGCGAGAGCGGGATCGCCACGGCGGAGCAGATGGCCGACCTGCGCGCGCGGTTCGGGCTGGACCGCTCGGCGCTCGACCAGTTCCAGGCCTATCTGTCCCAGCTCCTGCAATTCGACCTGGGCTTCTCCTTCCGCTACAGCCGGCCCATCGCCGACCTCGTGCTGGAGCGGCTGCCGGCGACGGCGCTGCTCGTCACCGTGGCGGTGCTGGCGGCGGTGGCCGTCGGCGTGGCGGCGGGCGTCCTGGCCGGGCGCCGTCCGGGAGGCCGCTTCGACCGGGCGGTGTCCGTCCTGTCCTCCCTGATCTTCGCCGTGCCGTCCTTCTGGATGGGGCTCGTCGGCATCGTGCTGTTCGCCGTGCACCTGCGCTGGCTGCCCATCGGCGGCTACGCCACGGTTGGGGCGCCGGGCGCCGGCTGGCCGCACGCGGTGGACGTCGCCGCCCATCTCGTGCTTCCCGCCGCCACGCTGGGGCTGGGCTACGCCGCGCTCTACGCGCGGGTCACGCGGGCCGCGGTGATCGAGACGAGCCGGCTGGATTTCGTGCGCACCGCGCGGGCCAAGGGCATTTCCGAAACGCGGGTGACCCTGCGGCACATCCTGCGCAACGCGCTGCTTCCCGTGGTGACGCTGAGCGGCCTGAAGCTCGGCTCCATGCTGGGCGGGGCGGTGGTGGTGGAGACGGTGTTCTCCTGGCCCGGCCTGGGGCGCCTCGCCTTCGAGGCGGTGGCCGACCGCGACGTGAACCTGCTGCTCAGCCTCTTCCTCTGCAACTCGCTTCTGGTGATCGTCATGGGCATCCTGGTCGACGTCTCCTACGCCGCGCTCGACCCGCGCATCGAGGTGACGGCGTGA
- a CDS encoding tripartite tricarboxylate transporter substrate binding protein, whose product MFRDRFPALDRRSFLTAALTGAAAATLVGVAAPAARAASPASWPTQPVRLVVPFPPGGGTDLLARALADRLSKLYPQPFVVENRPGAGAAVGTDYVAKSTDGHTFLFASSNHVTVPALSTAVRYDIFKDFKSVVLVADQASVLAVDPELPGKDVAEVLAHIKANPGKYNYGTAGIGSGQHLSTAFLQQLTGIDIVHVPLKGQGEIISELLGKRIQAGFLVLSTALPYFRSGQIRPLAVALPERSPFAPEIPTFGEAGLKDFAARSWLGLLAPAATPAAVVDRLHADIVGFAKDKDYVAITEKAGMALVNEGPAAFDAEIAAGYAQWKQVIQTAGIKPS is encoded by the coding sequence ATGTTCCGAGATCGGTTTCCCGCGCTTGACCGGCGCTCCTTCCTGACCGCCGCCCTGACCGGCGCCGCCGCGGCCACCCTGGTTGGGGTTGCCGCCCCGGCGGCGCGGGCCGCGTCCCCCGCCTCCTGGCCGACGCAGCCGGTGCGGCTGGTCGTTCCCTTCCCGCCCGGCGGCGGCACCGATCTGCTGGCCCGCGCGCTGGCCGACCGGCTGTCGAAGCTATATCCGCAGCCCTTCGTGGTCGAGAACCGGCCGGGCGCCGGTGCGGCGGTCGGCACCGACTATGTCGCCAAGTCCACCGACGGCCACACCTTCCTGTTCGCCTCGTCGAATCATGTGACGGTGCCGGCGCTGTCCACGGCGGTGCGCTACGACATCTTCAAGGACTTCAAATCGGTGGTCCTGGTCGCCGATCAGGCCAGCGTGCTTGCCGTCGATCCGGAGCTGCCCGGCAAGGACGTCGCGGAGGTCCTCGCCCACATCAAGGCCAACCCCGGAAAGTACAATTACGGCACGGCGGGCATCGGGTCGGGCCAGCATCTCAGCACCGCCTTCCTCCAGCAGCTCACCGGGATCGACATCGTCCACGTGCCGCTGAAGGGGCAGGGCGAAATCATCTCGGAACTGCTGGGCAAGCGCATCCAGGCCGGCTTCCTGGTGCTGTCCACGGCCCTGCCCTACTTCCGTTCCGGCCAGATCCGCCCGCTGGCCGTGGCGCTGCCGGAGCGCAGCCCCTTCGCGCCGGAGATCCCGACCTTCGGCGAAGCCGGGCTGAAGGACTTCGCCGCCCGCTCCTGGCTCGGCCTGCTGGCCCCGGCTGCGACGCCGGCGGCGGTCGTGGACCGGCTGCACGCCGACATCGTGGGCTTCGCCAAGGACAAGGACTACGTCGCCATCACCGAAAAGGCGGGGATGGCCCTGGTCAACGAGGGGCCCGCCGCCTTCGACGCGGAGATCGCCGCCGGCTACGCGCAGTGGAAGCAGGTGATCCAGACCGCCGGCATCAAGCCGAGCTGA
- a CDS encoding NAD(P)-dependent oxidoreductase → MRGPRIGIIGFGEVGSSFARGLIADGAGDIVAYDAPPGPTERGLALRRAGELGLALAFDPAALADREILFSSVTQDAAGDAAATVAPHLAADAIYADVNSLSPAVKAAVGGVLDAIPGRFVDVAIMGAPVSGLHRVPLLAAGERAAKLAGRLAPFGTDIRVVGREPGRAAAVKILRSVITKGLETLLVEALTAARRHGVEAEVLNSFLEIFDRRPALDFVDFLVRSDTVHAGRRALEAAQSADTVAVAGLEPAMSRAVAARLSQLAGLGLKERLGGVPPASLSDAVALLDEALGRRHPTEQRHGIEHPQN, encoded by the coding sequence GTGCGCGGCCCCCGCATCGGGATCATCGGCTTCGGCGAGGTGGGATCGAGCTTCGCGCGGGGCCTGATCGCCGACGGGGCGGGCGACATCGTCGCCTACGACGCGCCGCCCGGCCCGACCGAGCGCGGCCTCGCCCTGCGCCGGGCGGGCGAGTTGGGCCTTGCCCTCGCCTTCGATCCGGCGGCGCTCGCCGACCGGGAGATCCTGTTCTCCAGCGTGACGCAGGACGCGGCGGGCGACGCCGCGGCGACGGTGGCGCCGCACCTCGCGGCGGACGCGATCTACGCCGACGTGAACTCGCTGTCGCCGGCGGTGAAGGCCGCGGTCGGCGGGGTGCTGGACGCCATTCCCGGACGCTTCGTGGACGTGGCGATCATGGGGGCGCCGGTGTCCGGCCTGCACCGCGTGCCGCTTCTGGCGGCGGGCGAGCGCGCGGCGAAGCTTGCCGGACGGCTGGCCCCCTTCGGAACCGACATCCGCGTCGTCGGGCGCGAGCCGGGCCGGGCGGCGGCGGTGAAGATCCTGCGCAGCGTCATCACCAAGGGGCTGGAAACCCTGCTGGTGGAGGCGCTGACCGCGGCGCGGCGCCACGGCGTCGAGGCGGAGGTGCTGAACAGCTTCCTGGAGATCTTCGACCGGCGTCCGGCGCTGGATTTCGTCGATTTCCTGGTGCGTTCCGACACGGTTCACGCGGGGCGCCGCGCGCTGGAGGCCGCGCAGTCGGCGGACACCGTGGCCGTGGCCGGGCTGGAGCCGGCGATGAGCCGCGCGGTGGCCGCCCGCCTGTCGCAGCTCGCCGGACTCGGCCTCAAGGAGCGGTTGGGCGGGGTCCCTCCGGCATCCCTGTCCGACGCGGTGGCCCTTCTCGACGAGGCGCTCGGGCGCCGGCATCCCACGGAGCAAAGGCATGGCATCGAACATCCGCAGAACTGA
- a CDS encoding ABC transporter permease — MSARFSVSTLRLGVFCVALLALLAAAAGLLRPGDPMAMAGPRGLWPLTDGAFPLGTDQLGRDVAAQLLFGARVSLAVGVGAAAVATLIGVGLGAVAGYFGGVADHLLSRLCDYVQTLPSFLLSMVLVAVLAPSIGSVMIAIGLTSWPEIARLTRAEVLRIRNADWVLAARTMGLGHGHILLNHVLPNGIAPVVAMIAAVVAHAVLVEAALAFLGLGDPNLVSWGAMIGNARPLLRTLWYLMALPGLAIFATVMAFTLLGNGLSERLDPRGAAR, encoded by the coding sequence GTGAGCGCGCGCTTTTCCGTTTCCACGCTGCGGCTGGGCGTGTTCTGCGTGGCGCTGCTCGCCCTTCTGGCGGCGGCGGCGGGCCTGCTCCGGCCGGGCGATCCCATGGCGATGGCCGGGCCGCGCGGCCTGTGGCCGCTGACCGACGGCGCCTTCCCGCTCGGCACCGACCAGCTCGGTCGGGACGTGGCGGCTCAGCTCCTGTTCGGGGCGCGGGTGTCGCTGGCGGTCGGCGTCGGGGCCGCCGCGGTGGCGACGCTGATCGGCGTCGGGCTGGGTGCCGTGGCGGGCTATTTCGGCGGGGTGGCGGACCATCTGCTGTCGCGGCTGTGCGACTATGTCCAGACGCTGCCGTCCTTCCTGCTGTCGATGGTCCTGGTCGCCGTTCTGGCGCCGTCCATCGGCAGCGTGATGATCGCCATCGGCCTGACCTCCTGGCCGGAGATCGCCCGGCTGACGCGGGCGGAGGTGCTGCGGATACGCAACGCCGACTGGGTGCTGGCCGCCCGCACGATGGGGCTGGGCCACGGCCACATCCTGCTCAACCATGTGCTGCCCAACGGCATCGCCCCGGTGGTGGCGATGATCGCGGCGGTGGTCGCCCACGCCGTGCTGGTGGAGGCGGCGCTGGCCTTCCTCGGCCTCGGCGACCCGAACCTCGTGTCCTGGGGGGCGATGATCGGCAACGCGCGGCCCCTGCTGCGCACGCTGTGGTACCTGATGGCGCTGCCCGGCCTCGCCATCTTCGCCACGGTGATGGCCTTCACCCTGCTGGGCAACGGCCTGTCGGAGCGGCTCGACCCGCGGGGGGCGGCGCGATGA
- a CDS encoding RraA family protein, with protein MTDPKIAEELAAYSDRLLGLLDPAIVRRVAIDRPDAAVIERYLALPDLTSQVADILDGLGYDSAVPRRRLPPLEGGRRVAGPAVTARQIPAAHAPGFSIASGHRPRGGGIDQITLTRRGDVFVIDAGGVAEASSFGGILATASIAAGLAGIVVDGAVRDSASITAGGLAVWSAGVTPRTGKHRLELAEFNGPVTIAGVQVHPGDLVLGDDDGLIFVPAALILEVIDRAEAAAGQESALLGALSSGGSAREAAAILHPSKW; from the coding sequence ATGACCGACCCGAAAATCGCCGAGGAGCTGGCCGCCTATTCCGACCGGCTGCTCGGCCTGCTCGACCCCGCCATCGTCCGCCGCGTCGCCATCGACCGGCCCGACGCCGCGGTCATCGAGCGGTATCTCGCCCTGCCCGACCTGACCTCCCAGGTCGCCGACATCCTCGACGGGCTGGGCTACGACAGCGCGGTGCCCCGGCGGCGTCTGCCGCCGCTGGAGGGGGGACGGCGCGTGGCGGGTCCCGCCGTCACCGCGCGGCAGATTCCGGCGGCGCACGCGCCGGGCTTCTCCATCGCCTCCGGCCACCGGCCGCGGGGCGGCGGCATCGACCAGATCACCCTGACCCGGCGCGGCGACGTCTTCGTCATCGACGCCGGCGGCGTGGCCGAGGCGTCGAGCTTCGGCGGCATCCTGGCCACCGCGTCGATCGCCGCCGGTCTGGCCGGCATCGTCGTGGACGGCGCGGTGCGCGACAGCGCCAGCATCACGGCGGGCGGCCTCGCCGTCTGGTCGGCGGGCGTCACGCCGCGCACCGGCAAGCACCGGCTGGAGCTGGCGGAGTTCAACGGCCCGGTCACCATCGCCGGCGTCCAGGTGCATCCCGGCGATCTGGTGCTGGGCGACGACGACGGGCTGATCTTCGTGCCCGCCGCGCTGATCCTGGAGGTCATCGACCGGGCGGAGGCGGCGGCCGGCCAGGAAAGCGCGCTTCTCGGCGCCCTGTCCTCCGGCGGGTCGGCGCGCGAGGCCGCGGCGATCCTCCACCCCAGCAAATGGTGA
- a CDS encoding 4-carboxy-4-hydroxy-2-oxoadipate aldolase/oxaloacetate decarboxylase, producing MTSIRTDFPRPTPEQVAAFATIGAATVHEALGRRGAVDSAIKPIWPGLRIVGAAFPLKTQPGDNLTLHAAMKLARPGDVLVVDAGDYPEQGSFGDVMATSAQSLGLAGLVTNGGVRDAAAIRDIGFPIFSRAISIKGTVKATLGPIAQPIVLGGVTVQPGDLIVGDDDGLVVVPLDEVEAVLAASRARLEKEERLRADLQTGKTTWDIGNYDALLAQTGQSLQA from the coding sequence ATGACCAGCATCCGCACCGATTTTCCCCGCCCCACCCCCGAGCAGGTCGCGGCCTTCGCGACGATCGGCGCCGCCACCGTCCATGAGGCGCTGGGCCGCCGCGGCGCCGTGGATTCGGCGATCAAGCCGATCTGGCCCGGCCTGCGCATCGTCGGGGCCGCCTTCCCCCTGAAGACCCAGCCGGGCGACAACCTGACCCTCCACGCCGCGATGAAGCTGGCCCGTCCGGGCGACGTGCTGGTCGTGGACGCCGGCGACTACCCCGAGCAGGGCTCGTTCGGCGACGTGATGGCGACCTCCGCCCAGTCGCTGGGCCTCGCCGGTCTGGTCACCAACGGCGGCGTCCGCGACGCCGCGGCGATCCGCGACATCGGCTTCCCGATCTTCTCCCGCGCCATCTCCATCAAGGGGACGGTGAAGGCGACGCTGGGGCCGATCGCCCAACCCATCGTGCTGGGCGGCGTCACGGTCCAGCCGGGCGACCTGATCGTCGGCGACGACGACGGCCTCGTCGTGGTTCCGCTGGACGAGGTCGAGGCCGTCCTGGCCGCGTCCCGCGCCCGGCTGGAGAAGGAGGAGCGCCTGCGCGCCGACCTTCAGACCGGCAAGACCACCTGGGACATCGGCAACTACGACGCGCTGCTGGCCCAGACCGGCCAGAGCCTGCAGGCGTGA
- a CDS encoding peroxidase-related enzyme (This protein belongs to a clade of uncharacterized proteins related to peroxidases such as the alkylhydroperoxidase AhpD.): MPVKKKTASAPAAESVSWLRLPAPPQDDRTDALFEHSVSVRGYIRNTQSVLAHIPALVLAQEALSRSVTVDFTDGLTGRERELIALAVSVQNRCEPCVWGHAAKLREITGNPRFVGLVEVNYRRADLTPRERAIVDYAVLITERPWTIEPADLDGLRAAGLSEREILEAAAIAAYFNFSNRVNSALGVHPNPEPFDANR, from the coding sequence ATGCCTGTGAAGAAGAAGACGGCTTCCGCCCCCGCCGCCGAAAGCGTGTCCTGGCTGCGCCTGCCGGCGCCGCCCCAGGACGACCGCACCGACGCCCTGTTCGAGCATTCGGTGTCCGTCCGCGGCTACATCCGCAACACCCAGTCGGTGCTGGCGCACATCCCGGCGCTGGTCCTGGCGCAGGAAGCGCTCAGCCGGTCGGTGACCGTCGATTTCACGGACGGGCTGACGGGCCGCGAACGCGAGCTGATCGCGCTCGCCGTCAGCGTGCAGAACCGCTGCGAGCCCTGCGTCTGGGGGCACGCCGCCAAGCTGCGCGAGATCACCGGCAACCCCCGCTTCGTCGGGCTGGTCGAGGTGAACTACCGCCGCGCCGACCTGACGCCGCGCGAGCGGGCCATCGTCGATTACGCCGTGCTGATCACCGAGCGTCCCTGGACCATCGAACCGGCGGACCTCGACGGGCTGCGCGCGGCGGGCCTGTCGGAGCGGGAGATTCTGGAGGCCGCGGCCATCGCCGCCTACTTCAACTTCTCCAACCGGGTGAACAGCGCGCTGGGCGTCCACCCCAACCCCGAACCGTTCGACGCCAACCGCTGA
- a CDS encoding tripartite tricarboxylate transporter TctB family protein yields the protein MASNIRRTEELASGLALAALGVAAGAVIVASHPLGTARQLGPGAMPALVALTLVLLGGVIAVRGLWERGHGEGIDLRAALRPAGLILGAILLFGGLVDTLGVVPASAVAVVGSALASRRTRKREIAALAAVLALAVPALFVGILGMPLKIWPAL from the coding sequence ATGGCATCGAACATCCGCAGAACTGAGGAATTGGCGTCCGGCCTCGCGCTGGCCGCCCTGGGCGTGGCGGCCGGCGCCGTCATCGTCGCCAGCCACCCGCTGGGCACGGCGCGCCAGCTCGGGCCGGGGGCGATGCCCGCCCTGGTCGCGCTGACCCTGGTCCTGCTGGGCGGCGTCATCGCCGTCCGGGGCCTGTGGGAGCGCGGCCATGGCGAAGGGATCGACCTGCGCGCCGCGCTGCGGCCCGCCGGGCTGATCCTGGGGGCCATCCTGCTGTTTGGCGGGCTGGTGGACACGCTGGGCGTCGTGCCGGCCAGCGCCGTCGCGGTGGTCGGCTCGGCCCTGGCCAGCCGGCGGACGCGCAAGCGGGAGATCGCCGCGCTGGCGGCGGTTCTCGCCCTCGCGGTGCCGGCCCTGTTCGTCGGGATTCTCGGCATGCCGCTGAAGATCTGGCCGGCGCTGTAA
- a CDS encoding mandelate racemase/muconate lactonizing enzyme family protein gives MKIARVESFFFNPGCAKNLLFVRIETESGIYGWGEGYVTAGKEKVVAAYVDAIAPHLIGREIWNIRQLAQTLLDDFSIRRTSVDFLCALSAVEIASWDIVGKRAGLPVHKLLGGAVREKIRVYANGWWFGASSIDDTANRAAAVVAQGYDALKWDPIPGPWRNYVDPKDLDHAVENVRAVREAVGPNVELLIDGHRRLSPNNAIRLIERLREFGIAWYEEPCPPENLDLTAEVRRTTNVPIVSGEALYTKEQYLPLFEKRAADIINPDISAVGGILAMLDIAALAQPHSIAVSPHNFNSPIVGLAATVHLSALVTNFTIAELFVNLVEPTRELALQGLTIADGYVDIPDTPGLGVDLDVEVLRRHPYQPLSGKGLRDHRDEFPRRGPPSTFKIAATA, from the coding sequence ATGAAGATCGCGAGGGTTGAGAGCTTTTTCTTCAATCCTGGCTGCGCCAAGAATCTTCTTTTCGTTCGCATCGAAACGGAAAGCGGAATTTACGGCTGGGGCGAGGGCTATGTCACCGCGGGCAAGGAAAAGGTGGTCGCCGCCTATGTGGACGCCATCGCGCCGCATCTGATCGGGCGCGAGATCTGGAACATCCGCCAGCTCGCCCAGACGCTGCTCGACGATTTCTCGATCCGCCGGACCTCCGTCGATTTCCTGTGCGCGCTGAGCGCGGTCGAGATCGCGTCCTGGGACATCGTCGGCAAGCGCGCCGGCCTGCCGGTGCACAAGCTGCTGGGCGGCGCCGTCCGCGAGAAGATCCGGGTCTACGCCAACGGCTGGTGGTTCGGCGCGTCCTCCATCGACGACACCGCGAACCGCGCCGCGGCGGTGGTGGCGCAGGGCTACGACGCGCTCAAGTGGGATCCGATCCCCGGCCCGTGGCGCAACTACGTCGATCCCAAGGACCTCGACCACGCCGTGGAGAATGTCCGCGCGGTGCGCGAGGCGGTCGGACCGAACGTGGAGCTGCTCATCGACGGCCACCGCCGCCTGTCGCCGAACAACGCGATCCGCCTGATCGAGCGCCTGCGCGAGTTCGGCATCGCCTGGTACGAGGAGCCCTGCCCGCCGGAGAATCTCGACCTGACGGCGGAGGTGCGGCGCACGACCAACGTGCCCATCGTGTCGGGCGAGGCGCTCTACACCAAGGAGCAGTATCTGCCGCTGTTCGAGAAGCGTGCCGCCGACATCATCAACCCGGACATCAGCGCCGTCGGCGGCATCCTCGCCATGCTCGACATCGCCGCGCTGGCGCAGCCGCATTCCATCGCGGTCAGCCCGCACAACTTCAACAGCCCCATCGTCGGTCTGGCCGCGACGGTCCACCTGTCGGCGCTGGTCACCAACTTCACCATCGCCGAACTGTTCGTGAACCTCGTCGAGCCGACGCGCGAGCTGGCCCTGCAGGGGCTGACCATCGCCGACGGCTATGTCGACATCCCCGACACGCCGGGCCTGGGCGTGGACCTCGACGTCGAGGTGCTGCGCCGGCACCCCTATCAACCGCTGTCGGGCAAGGGGCTGCGCGATCACCGCGACGAGTTCCCCCGCCGCGGTCCCCCCTCCACCTTCAAAATCGCCGCGACCGCGTGA